In Paenibacillus sp. J23TS9, a single genomic region encodes these proteins:
- a CDS encoding DUF4227 family protein, producing the protein MVISMRKCLTSLKFLLVFAALTYTLYQLFGLIGAWITPVDHYRIPEGHAVKAFQPSDKAKSGEMMGDRLRFFYWYGE; encoded by the coding sequence ATGGTCATATCAATGCGTAAATGCTTGACTTCCTTGAAATTTTTGCTTGTCTTTGCGGCGCTTACATATACACTGTATCAGCTGTTTGGTTTGATCGGTGCCTGGATTACTCCTGTGGATCATTACCGTATACCGGAGGGACATGCCGTAAAGGCTTTTCAACCGTCGGATAAGGCTAAATCAGGTGAAATGATGGGTGACCGGCTGCGGTTTTTTTACTGGTACGGGGAGTAG